The window GAACAACAGGATGATGGGGATGAAGATCACGATCAGTAGGATGAAAATCCACCAGAAACCAAACCCTTGCTCCACTTCTTTACGCCTCCTTTAGCTATTCATGACTGTGGTACTTAATATAGGTACCCCGATCTTGCTCCGATAATCGGAGCTTTTTCTTCTCCCGGTTGCCGCCCTGCCTAGGCTGATTGCGTGTTGATGGGAACCAGGCAGAACAGCAGCAACAACGGGATGAAGATTACAATCAACAGGATAAAGATCCACCAGAAATCCCATTGAGCGCCCATAGATTGCCCCCCTTGCTGGTCTAAGATGCTTCCGAAACATTTCCCATGCCGGGGCGCTGGCGTCGGCGAAAGACTGGCCTCGCCAGCGATCCGTATGGCTCCCCCTCGCCCTTCGGCGGGGTTCCCGGCCAATTCGACCTCCTGTCTCAAGAGGCCGGCCTCGGGCCTCCATGCCCTCGGCCCCGCCTCCGGGCTCGGTCTCGCCAACGGCTCGCAGGGCTCGCCCAAAGTCGCCTTACGCCAGCATCCCCGGCCATTTTGGTAATTCTTTCGGATGCACCTGGCTTAAAGCTGGTTTTCGGGCCGCTTTTCTTTTCAGCATCAGCATATGCACCCCGGCATGGAAGTGTTAAAGGTGCAATGGCTGTTTCAGCGGGGACCAACGGCTTTGCCCTTGCATAGGATGATTAAGGATTCTTATGAGCAGTTCGCAGAAAAGGGGGTTATGCGGTTGGTTTCTCGAAGCCCGTTTGGTTCCATTCCTGGCCGGGGGATCCGGAAGATTGTGATGTTTAACCCGGAAGTGGAGGCTCTCAAGTGCTGCCGGTCGCTGATATCGGGTCGGGGTCGCGTAATTAAGCATTTACCGTTTATCAACGCCGCGGTGGTTGAGTTTATGCCCTCTTTACCAGAAGCGGTATGGGATGAAATGGCTGCCCATCCGGATGTGCTGACTATCGAGGATGATTTCGAGGTGCACACTACCTGCTGGTTGGGATCGAGTGCTCCGGTAAACCAACCTCACCAGAGCGTTCCCTGGGGAGTGGAAAAAATCAAGGCGCCGCTGGCCTGGGCAGACAGTCAGGGAGAAGGGGTGAGGGTAGCTACCCTAGATACCGGGGTTGACTTTGGACATCCGGATCTGCGGCCCAATCTGCGCCGGGGCTATAATGTGCTGGCGCCTGGTACCTTACCCCGGGACCGAAACGGCCATGGAACCCATACAGCCGGGACCATCGTGGCTGCCAATAATTCCATCGGGGTGGTAGGCGTGGCTCCCAAAGCCACCCTTTACCCGGTAAAGGTGTTAGATAGCCGGGGCATGGGACGGATCTCCACCATTGTTTCGGGCTTGGAATGGGCAACCAAGAACCAAATGCAATTGGTAAACATGAGCTTGGGTTCCAGCAATGCCAGCAAAGCTTTGGAAACAGCCGTAAAAAATGCGGTGGCAAAAGGAGTGATCATCGTAGCCTCGGCTGGGAATGTTGGTAAACCTGATAGCGTGCTTTATCCGGCGCGCTACCCCGAGGTGGTAGCGGTTTCCGCCATCAATGAGCAAGGTCAGCGGGCTGATTTCTCGAGCTACGGACCTGAGGTTACCGTCTGTGCCCCTGGAGTGGAGGTTCTATCTACCTATCCTGGTGGCCGCTACAAGAAGATGAATGGCACCTCCATGGCGGCGCCCCATGTTACCGGCGCCCTAGCTTTGCTCCTGGGGAAAATCTCTACGGTGAATGCCAGTGAAATCATGCGTCGGTTG is drawn from Clostridia bacterium and contains these coding sequences:
- a CDS encoding S8 family peptidase; amino-acid sequence: MQWLFQRGPTALPLHRMIKDSYEQFAEKGVMRLVSRSPFGSIPGRGIRKIVMFNPEVEALKCCRSLISGRGRVIKHLPFINAAVVEFMPSLPEAVWDEMAAHPDVLTIEDDFEVHTTCWLGSSAPVNQPHQSVPWGVEKIKAPLAWADSQGEGVRVATLDTGVDFGHPDLRPNLRRGYNVLAPGTLPRDRNGHGTHTAGTIVAANNSIGVVGVAPKATLYPVKVLDSRGMGRISTIVSGLEWATKNQMQLVNMSLGSSNASKALETAVKNAVAKGVIIVASAGNVGKPDSVLYPARYPEVVAVSAINEQGQRADFSSYGPEVTVCAPGVEVLSTYPGGRYKKMNGTSMAAPHVTGALALLLGKISTVNASEIMRRLRRGVQHLPGLSREEQGFGLIDAQALVQGGAAWASEGEEVEQPVLAEAE